One window from the genome of Candidatus Zixiibacteriota bacterium encodes:
- a CDS encoding AAA family ATPase, protein MLIGKCEINRYGKLNQFSTSFSTGINVIKGPNEAGKSTLVDALTDALFENPKTQKKDVKARTSWGSDKAFHISLDFESEGLFYSLTKDFDSGEVQLLKKSSGETLDDKKRVDLVVSESLGLSNRDIFLATSCIRQDEMARIAESPDAIKDRLEALITGGKEEVLASKTIDKLSALIKSLKKEGHKHKGQIQRLEDEKSDVAYELDKARREIETIGSNRTALKEIRSSLDALTEDLKTKETLKKNARLAADATESVARLEARFGELSSRINNIKNSEAEVGRLRGELSKVPRINPNDIKIAEEQVAQRTFIKSKKETAEKEVLEHEESVRLAKPSAAVKVLSFLSLFACAGSAFYWYQYTSMTNINFLIGSGAALLLFASFSILWSKSGRNCARMRAKYEMSREALQETEDDLKTCRDTISSIVKKYEFSNVDSLRESFEKRSELEIGIKTELRRYEEHLNNKTLAGLEDDLKVVTRELAVENEKLREYSLYTIKPEKLAEIERSLETMGEKKKSLALELTTVERHLEFAESGMEHQASLEERYEELEVQLSRRHRQLLMLEKTREFIEKARKDVLTSSLQLLDDETSDILREVTGGKYTQVRFDRQSLKFEVFSNEMNDWAEPENCLSRGTIDQLYLAARLAMVKIISEDRHPVIILDDPFVTFDKERRDNALTVLKRLSDRYQIFLLTCHDHYDNLTPNVISMA, encoded by the coding sequence ATGCTAATAGGCAAATGCGAAATTAACAGATACGGCAAGCTGAACCAGTTCTCAACATCGTTCAGCACCGGTATTAACGTCATAAAAGGACCGAATGAGGCCGGGAAATCGACTCTTGTAGATGCGCTCACCGATGCCCTCTTCGAGAATCCGAAAACTCAGAAGAAGGATGTTAAGGCGAGAACCAGTTGGGGATCAGATAAAGCTTTCCACATCTCGCTCGATTTCGAATCTGAAGGCCTCTTCTATTCGCTTACGAAAGACTTCGACAGCGGCGAGGTACAGCTTCTCAAGAAATCGTCAGGAGAAACACTCGACGACAAGAAGCGTGTCGATTTGGTTGTGTCGGAGAGTCTCGGCCTATCGAATAGGGACATATTCCTCGCGACATCCTGTATCAGGCAGGATGAAATGGCTAGGATCGCCGAGTCGCCCGATGCGATCAAAGACCGGCTCGAAGCACTGATTACCGGCGGAAAAGAGGAAGTGCTCGCTTCGAAGACAATCGACAAGCTATCCGCTCTGATCAAATCGCTCAAGAAAGAGGGACATAAGCACAAAGGCCAGATCCAGCGATTGGAAGATGAAAAGAGCGACGTCGCATATGAATTGGACAAAGCCAGGCGTGAAATTGAGACAATCGGATCGAACCGTACTGCACTGAAAGAGATCAGATCGAGTCTGGATGCTCTCACCGAGGACTTGAAGACCAAAGAGACCTTGAAGAAGAATGCGCGGCTAGCCGCTGACGCCACCGAGAGCGTGGCTCGGCTGGAGGCACGGTTCGGAGAGCTCTCCTCGCGAATCAACAATATCAAGAACTCAGAGGCAGAGGTGGGTCGCCTCCGTGGAGAATTATCGAAAGTACCGAGGATCAATCCCAACGACATTAAGATAGCGGAAGAGCAGGTCGCACAGAGGACGTTTATAAAGTCCAAGAAGGAAACAGCAGAGAAGGAAGTGCTGGAGCATGAGGAGAGTGTTCGCCTTGCAAAGCCGAGTGCAGCTGTCAAGGTACTGTCATTCCTCAGTCTCTTTGCATGTGCGGGATCTGCTTTCTACTGGTATCAGTATACGAGCATGACAAACATAAACTTCCTTATCGGTTCGGGAGCTGCGCTGCTTCTGTTTGCCAGCTTTTCAATCCTGTGGTCCAAGAGCGGTCGGAACTGCGCCCGAATGAGAGCGAAGTATGAGATGAGCAGGGAGGCGCTGCAGGAAACAGAAGACGATCTCAAGACATGCCGTGATACCATATCATCAATTGTGAAAAAGTACGAATTCTCCAACGTCGATTCGCTGAGAGAGTCTTTCGAGAAGCGCTCAGAACTTGAAATCGGTATCAAGACTGAGCTGAGACGCTATGAAGAGCATCTCAACAACAAGACTCTTGCAGGTCTGGAAGATGACTTGAAGGTGGTCACACGCGAGCTCGCGGTCGAGAACGAGAAACTCCGTGAATACAGTCTCTATACGATTAAGCCTGAGAAGCTTGCCGAAATCGAACGGTCGCTGGAAACGATGGGAGAGAAGAAGAAGAGTCTAGCGCTGGAACTGACGACTGTCGAACGGCATCTCGAATTCGCAGAATCGGGAATGGAACATCAGGCGTCACTTGAAGAGCGGTACGAGGAGTTGGAAGTCCAATTGTCTCGCCGTCATAGACAATTGCTGATGCTGGAGAAGACACGGGAATTCATCGAAAAAGCTCGCAAAGATGTTTTGACATCGAGCCTCCAGCTTCTCGATGATGAGACTTCTGATATTCTGCGCGAAGTTACCGGCGGCAAATACACACAGGTCAGATTTGACCGGCAGAGTCTCAAGTTCGAGGTCTTCTCGAATGAAATGAACGACTGGGCCGAACCTGAAAATTGTCTCTCGCGCGGAACAATAGATCAGCTCTACCTTGCCGCGCGTCTTGCGATGGTCAAGATTATCTCCGAAGACCGTCATCCGGTGATAATACTCGATGATCCGTTCGTCACCTTCGACAAAGAGAGGCGAGATAATGCGCTGACAGTTCTCAAGCGCCTCTCCGACCGCTATCAGATTTTCCTTCTCACTTGCCACGATCACTACGATAATCTCACACCAAACGTAATTAGCATGGCGTAG